One stretch of Toxoplasma gondii ME49 chromosome XI, whole genome shotgun sequence DNA includes these proteins:
- a CDS encoding small ribosomal subunit Rsm22 protein (encoded by transcript TGME49_310710), with protein sequence MASSSASLSRQLSLTIASAVSCQRTQSAFSTNRPRVDFPVLYRWSSCCLSTSAVRRVAGERAQGESGSFSKNTDAPERTRETRADGDSSSQGVNLSGGTADSRFACVEGRCTGQKQAESCRHTCFSQDGRPNSGAGAFRRSGEGGSASPTSSKNPALRGSVTPMHRAYRFDRILDSTEADPQTVAYLDRLAMTGLKTLEVPQDVKTKLEVLLKQVSQKRDLENMGRFIMAKLTARTSVELPRVLPSRLLHNPHGDDASPDPRDEAEDGTDTEGGKADDYEAAAAHSDQEALAFAEDRRHRLFRKFMGSHSPVSAAAYTAHRYAAVYASLVRILSEIKLRAPDFKPRRVMELQAGFAAGLMATYQIWGSSLGDLPADAALAASHTSSECGSSEGKSAAAGEPRASGDTASGFEYLLAVERSVHLANVGKYLTAEFVPKVNWQLGLYEEGTEESSGVDTSGADKASTSGQRRRLDLVIMPHCLLSSVDGQESRHMLVRNVWNRLSHGGVLVLAERGTPTGFRAIHAVRELFIKELGVGKFHFLAPCPHESICPLALTGRDWCHFAQRVRRLPHHLYCKGSRAKNVEEDKFSFLVVRKMEGPRRKYVSEGECASLEEQSHFWPRVVMPVVKAGQHCLLDVCARPHTFERVAVSKSMPHGAGYKFARKAAWGDLWRFPRRVIRPEARGYTSEEMQQHLLRLAAKNRAKEARGREGSEQVGSREERERLEDEFVRFFGN encoded by the coding sequence ATGGCTTCCAGTTCCGCATCCTTGTCCCGGCAGTTGTCCCTGACGATTGCATCCGCCGTGTCGTGCCAGCGAACGCAGTCTGCGTTCTCGACAAACCGTCCCCGTGTGGATTTCCCCGTACTGTACAGATGGAGCTCTTGCTGTCTGTCCACGTCTGCTGTCCGGCGCGTCGCGGGTGAGCGTGCCCAGGGTGAGTCCGGTTCATTTTCAAAAAACACAGATGCTCCTGAAAGGACTCGCGAGACGCGCGCCGACGGTGACAGCTCTTCACAAGGTGTTAATCTGAGTGGCGGAACGGCTGACTCGCGGTTTGCTTGTGTGGAGGGAAGATGTACCGGGCAGAAGCAGGCAGAGAGTTGCCGACACACGTGTTTCAGCCAGGATGGACGCCCGAACAGCGGCGCTGGGGCTTTCCGGAGGTcgggagaaggcgggagcGCGTCACCGACTTCTTCAAAAAACCCAGCGCTTCGCGGGTCGGTTACTCCAATGCATCGTGCTTACCGCTTCGACAGAATTCTGGACTCGACAGAAGCAGACCCTCAGACCGTGGCGTACCTCGACAGGCTCGCGATGACGGGGTTGAAGACGCTGGAGGTGCCACAAGACGTGAAAACGAAACTCGAGGTTTTGCTCAAGCAAGTCAGTCAAAAGCGAGACTTGGAAAACATGGGCCGGTTCATCATGGCAAAACTCACTGCGCGCACCTCCGTCGAGCTGCCGAGAGTGCTGCCCTCGCGGCTGTTGCACAATCCGCACGGTGACGACGCGTCACCCGACCCcagagacgaggcagaagacgggACTGACACAGAGGGTGGAAAGGCCGACGACTACGAAGCCGCTGCAGCCCACTCTGACCAAGAGGCACTCGCTTTCGCTGAAGACCGGAGGCACCGTCTTTTCAGGAAGTTCATGGGAAGCCACTCCCCCGTCAGCGCCGCAGCGTACACCGCCCACCGGTACGCGGCCGTGTACGCTTCCTTGGTCAGAATTCTGTCAGAAATCAAGCTGCGCGCGCCAGACTTCAAACCGAGGAGAGTCATGGAACTGCAGGCGGGTTTCGCGGCGGGCCTCATGGCAACGTACCAGATCTGGGGTTCGAGTCTCGGCGACTTGCCCGCCGATGCGGCGCTCGCAGCCAGCCACACTTCTTCTGAGTGCGGATCGTCTGAGGGGAAATCGGCGGCTGCTGGCGAGCCGAGAGCGAGCGGCGATACTGCGAGTGGCTTCGAGTACCTCTTGGCCGTCGAGAGATCCGTGCACCTCGCGAACGTCGGAAAGTACCTGACGGCCGAGTTCGTGCCGAAAGTCAACTGGCAACTGGGATTGTACGAAGAGGGCACTGAAGAAAGTTCGGGCGTCGACACATCCGGGGCAGACAAAGCGTCGACCTCGGGGCAGCGGCGGCGCCTGGACCTGGTAATCATGCCGCACTGTTTGCTGAGTTCTGTCGACGGCCAGGAAAGTCGCCACATGCTCGTGCGAAACGTATGGAACCGCCTGAGTCACGGCGGCGTTCTGGTCCTGGCAGAGCGAGGCACACCGACAGGCTTCCGTGCCATCCACGCGGTTCGCGAGCTGTTCATCAAAGAGCTGGGCGTCGGAAAGTTCCACTTTCTGGCACCCTGTCCCCACGAAAGCATTTGCCCTCTGGCACTGACTGGCCGAGACTGGTGCCACTTTGCTCAGCGCGTGCGCAGGCTGCCGCACCACCTCTACTGCAAGGGCAGCCGGGCAAAGAACGTGGAGGAAGACAAGTTCTCGTTCCTCGTCGTCCGGAAAATGGAGGGTCCGCGGCGCAAGTACGTGTCGGAAGGCGAGTGCGCTTCTCTGGAGGAACAGAGCCACTTCTGGCCTCGCGTGGTGATGCCCGTCGTGAAGGCCGGCCAACACTGTCTTCTCGACGTCTGCGCTCGACCTCACACCTTCGAGAGAGTCGCCGTCAGCAAGAGCATGCCGCACGGCGCTGGTTACAAATTCGCCAGAAAGGCTGCCTGGGGAGATCTGTGGAGGTTTCCCAGGAGGGTGATCCGGCCAGAAGCTCGCGGGTACACCAGCGAAGAAATGCAGCAGCATCTACTGCGACTCGCCGCAAAAAATCGCGCGAAGGAAGCCAGGGGTCGTGAAGGTTCCGAACAGGTCGGATCCAGGGAAGAACGCGAACGCTTGGAAGACGAATTCGTCAGGTTCTTCGGGAACTAA